A single window of Candidatus Obscuribacter sp. DNA harbors:
- a CDS encoding phosphopentomutase produces MDKSSRRAIVVVIDGCGIGASPDHDVFGDSAQCNTIANTASAVGGLALPNMASLGLGNICDIAGVSKTAKARGFYGKLAEASNGKDTQTGHWEMMGIISKEAFPMFPNGFPPEVIDKFIAETGCKGILCNKPASGTTVLEELGEEHERTGYPIVYTSGDSVFQIACHVDVVPLATLYRWSEIARKILDGPYRVGRVIARPFNGTKGNYKRISGDRHDYAVPPPGKTFLDHTLESGLGVFGVGKIEDIFVGHGLSHAKHTGTNKEGLDLTLQAVRNSLDLSKIEMDKNKTDRMGLIFTNLVDTDSLYGHRRDAKGYGSALVEIDQWLGEIIKSMRPDDLLLISSDHGNDPTAPGTDHTREFVPLIAYSPSLEASEAERDLSEEQKQLAHNIGVRDGFADIAGTLNDWLGLSWSGAGSSVLVGGAK; encoded by the coding sequence ATGGATAAATCAAGCAGACGAGCGATAGTTGTGGTCATAGATGGCTGTGGTATTGGCGCTTCACCGGATCATGACGTCTTTGGCGATTCGGCTCAGTGCAATACCATTGCCAATACGGCAAGCGCTGTGGGTGGACTGGCTCTGCCTAATATGGCCAGTCTCGGTTTGGGCAATATCTGCGACATTGCGGGAGTGAGTAAGACTGCAAAAGCACGCGGGTTTTATGGCAAACTGGCCGAAGCGAGCAACGGCAAAGATACTCAGACAGGGCACTGGGAGATGATGGGCATCATCTCCAAAGAAGCTTTTCCTATGTTTCCCAATGGTTTTCCGCCTGAAGTAATTGACAAATTTATTGCCGAAACTGGCTGTAAGGGCATACTTTGCAATAAGCCAGCCTCCGGTACCACTGTGCTGGAAGAACTGGGCGAGGAGCACGAACGTACTGGCTATCCCATTGTCTACACTAGCGGCGATAGTGTTTTTCAGATTGCCTGTCATGTGGATGTAGTGCCACTGGCTACTCTTTACCGGTGGAGCGAAATCGCTCGCAAAATACTGGATGGTCCTTACCGTGTCGGTAGAGTCATAGCCAGACCGTTTAACGGCACTAAGGGCAACTACAAGCGCATCTCAGGCGATCGTCATGACTATGCCGTGCCACCGCCAGGCAAAACTTTTCTCGACCATACATTAGAGAGTGGGCTTGGTGTCTTTGGTGTAGGCAAAATTGAAGATATCTTTGTTGGTCATGGCCTTAGTCATGCCAAACATACTGGCACTAACAAAGAAGGTCTCGATCTGACTTTGCAGGCAGTAAGAAACAGTCTGGATCTGAGCAAAATTGAAATGGATAAAAACAAGACTGATCGGATGGGTCTTATTTTTACCAATCTGGTGGACACCGATTCGCTATATGGCCACCGCCGCGATGCCAAAGGCTATGGCTCAGCACTTGTCGAAATCGACCAGTGGCTTGGTGAAATCATAAAAAGCATGAGACCGGATGATTTGCTTTTGATCTCGTCAGATCATGGCAATGACCCCACCGCCCCCGGAACAGACCACACCCGCGAATTTGTGCCACTAATCGCTTACAGTCCTTCGCTTGAAGCAAGTGAGGCTGAGCGGGATCTCAGTGAAGAGCAAAAACAACTAGCTCACAATATCGGTGTGCGCGATGGTTTTGCCGATATAGCTGGCACACTTAATGATTGGCTGGGGCTGTCCTGGTCAGGAGCGGGCAGCTCTGTACTGGTTGGAGGTGCAAAATGA